Sequence from the Flavobacteriales bacterium genome:
GTTCACAGCCTATGCTGAAATAGCCTTTTTGCTCCAAAGGGTGTTCGGGCAGGTCATGTGCCATACGATACTGATAGATGTCCTTGTCGGTCCAGTAGAGCAGGGGATGGAAACGCTCACATCCAAAACCAGCATCCTGCATCAAGCGCATCTGGGCCCGATTGGTATTCTGTGAGGCACGTACTCCATTGATCCAGATGTCATGTTGTGATAGGATGGACTCCATGGGCTGTACCTTATTCAGATAACAACAGCGGTCTGGATCAGAGGTGAAGAGCAGATTACCCTCTGTATCGCGTTGATGGATCTTGGCCACGGCCGAACGGATGTCTATGACCTGCATGTTCAACATCTCAGCGACTTCATCGCGAAATGTCAATGTCTCTGGGAAAAGGTATCCTGTCTGTATGCAGTAAATGGGTATCTGTTTGTCAAATCGGCTGAGCAGATGCAAGAGTGGGATGCTATGCGTCTGGAAAGATGACGTGACGAATAGGCTCTTTCCTTCTGCCTGGAATCGCGCGAGATGCTCAAAAATCTCCTTCTCCTTCATTGGAACGAATAGATATAACCCAGCCCTAGATAGAGGGTCTCGCCCCGGGGTGTGAATCGCGCGTCCATCATGCCACCTAGAGTAAAGGAATAGCGGTCTTGGAAGACATAGTCCAAGGTCATGTTGAAGTATTCGGCATGGAATCCTTCCTTCTGTAGATCGGTCGAGTGAATGAAGAATAAGCCCAGTCCCACATCATGAGGGGAGGAGAAGTCATAGAAGAACTGGCTTCCCAGACCGAAGCTGAATAGCCATCTATCATCTGCCATAGCGAGATTGTAGCGGTCACGTTCTTCAAAGTTCTCTGCCAAGAGGCTCTGATAACGACCGAAGCCACGGCTGCCTGCCAATTGGACTTTGACAATGTGTCCATTCCAGGGCCCATCATGGAAATCATAGGCATAGGAACCTCTGAAGATGAGATTCCGATGACGATAGCGATTCCCATCATCATCGTACATGTGGCCGTTGGTCAGGCCTACGGAGAATCCAAAAGACTGCAGCGAATCGGCCTGTGAGATACCAGATCGCAATGAGGCCGCTCGATTGTCTTCCATCTCCGGGTCTCTGCGATGGTGATATCCAGAGGTCAGCCCATGTACTTCAGCATAGGCGATTCTGGAGCGGGTAGTCAGACTATCCTCGATGACCGCATGCCGATTGATCACCATATCATGATGCAAGGAGGAGGGTGGGAGATAACTGACACAGGATGCCAGCAGCATAGAGCAGAGGAGAAACAGATATGGGTAGGAATTCTGGACCACAGCGGAGATCAAAGTAAACATAATGGACCCCAATAAAAAAGCCCCGGATAGACCGGGGCTTGAATAGGTTATGTTCCTACGCTCTATTTCTTGATAAAGCTCTGCTCGAGTGGTCCCTCTGTCGTCCAGATACGAATCATATACTGTCCGCTCGAAAGAGTAGAGACATCCACCCTGCCAGAATTCAAGGAAGTGTTGATGATCTGAGTTCCTTTGATATCCAAGATGCTGACTTGCTGATTGCTCAGTGGAAGCTCTGTATCTATTCGAATGAAATCCTCGGCTGGACTCGGATAGATTTGGAAAGAAGCATTAGATAGTTCTTCCAATCCAGTAGTCATGCCCTCTACGACCACCATGGTAGTGTTGATGCCCGGATTCTCTATGACATCCATAGCACCCGAAGGCCAGTGGACCACCACTTGATCTATCTCGGTGTCTTCTGCAATTCCAAAGTGTGCGGTCAAGCTACTCATGTATCTGAATCCTTCTCCAGAGCGGATGTCTCTTATCTGTGTTCCCAAAGCACTGGTCACTTCCACCCGGGCACCTATGCCATCTCGATTACTCTGTACGCCTTGTAGATGTACTTTGAGCCAGTTGTTGTTATTCCCTTGATTGAAAAAGACATTGGATCCATTGAGTACATCGAGGAAGCCATTATTGTCCAGATCACCGATGGGTCCATTGCCGATAGGCACATCGACTTCTGTGAATGTCATATCGCCATTGTTTAGCATGAGATTTCCACCTACGCCCAGTACATCCAAGTAGCCATCGTTGTTGAAGTCCTGAGTACAATTCTCGATTCCAGTGCCCGAGGCCGTATCGAATCCGCTTCCTTCGGTCACATCGGTGAAGATGGAACCTCCATTACGCATGAGTTTATGCGAACCGTTGACGGTAGAGCTTGCACCTACGAGTGCGTCCATATCGCCATCATTGTCAAAATCACCCCATGCGCTGGACCAGGTCTGCACATTGTCTGCCAGTCCGAAATCAGCAGCAATCTCTTCATAGACCCCACCTCCTAGATTGCGGTGTAATTGATTGATATTGGCAGGAGAATCACCACCACGACATTTAGCGATGAACATATCGATGTCATGGTCATTATCGAAGTCGATCCATACCGACCCATAGTTCCCTCCATCCGGTGTCTCACCTAGACCTCCTTGGTAATATGTGAAGTTGCCATTTCCGTCATTTAGGTAGTATACGTTGGGCTGTACGTCATGGCATACAAATGCGTCCAAATTGCCATCGTTATTGATATCGACCATGTTGGATCGCTGGGAGAAGACATATTCAGGACCTGATATCTCTGTGAATCCAGTTCCATCTTCATTAGCAATCATGATGGTCACTCCACTACCACCACCATACAGTAGGTCGGTCATTCCATTGGCATCCAGGTCGCCCGCTGCTAGGCTCCATGATGGACTGAAATCGGGATCGGGAGTGATCACAGTAGTACTGAGCAGGGTGCCGTCTGTTTGTTGGTGATGGATATTCAAAGTGCTCCCGCTCACACCAAGTACGTCATCCAAGCCGTCATTATTCATATCCACCACAGCTAGGCCACTTCCTGCCAAGTCGATATTCTGAGGAACGAAGGACACTGGAGACTCGATCGGGTCATTCTCGATCAACTCGAAATCGAATCCTGAGTCACTCCATCGGTCATCCCATGCGATGGTGTAGGTGACACCTTGCAATACTTGGAATGATGCTATACTCAGATAGACCGATCCATTATCATCATCCCCGCTCCAGCAGGTCAGGTTGCCGCATTCACCAGTGTATACATGGAACCGGGTATCTATTCCCTCATTCTGAGCGAGATCGGAAGTCACGGTCACTGTGTAGTCTTCCGTAGGAGTGTAGGTATACCACTCTCCGTTGTCGGCACCGTCACCATTGGCTGCACATATCGGCTGTGGTACTTCTGTACCGTCCACTAGCGTCACGGTGTGCAGGCCGGCTTGGATGGCTAATGCACTGGCACAATCATCCTGTGCGTATTGTGATGACCATAAGAAGCAGATCATCAGAAATAGTAGAAGGTGTTTCATAATAGGTATTGATGGTTTCAATTAATGGTTTTCAATCACATGGAGGGTCTAGGGATTCGATCCACTCTACGATCATTTCAAGAGCTTCATCATGAACTATACTGCGGCCCAATAAAGGCATTCTCACAGCTTCATCCGTGCTGCTGAATCGGTAGTAGAGCATGGACCGTCCGATGTTTCCTGATGATACAATGTGCGTTTGTCCGGCTCCAAGATACTCATCAGGTTCTACACAGATTCCCAGATTCTCTTCGCTACCCGTCTCACTGAATGCGAATCGCATGGGTCGATAATCGCAGTGGCTTCCTTCAGCATGGCAGTGACCGCAATTGATATCGATATAGGATCGCACTCTGAGTTCGAGGTCCAACGCCTCATTCTTCCAATTGACGACTGTATGGGCAGCGCTTGGGATAGGTGTTGAATCATCCAGGTATCCGATCTCTTTCCATTTATCCAATTGATTCATCGCACCATTGGTGTAATCGTAGAGTTTGTTCAGATTCTGTGGTTTGGGACCGATAGGGATCGGTAGTCCGTCCTTTTTATGGCAGACCAAGCACTCACCTCCATCCATACTGGGTAAGCGGTAGTCGATGGAGCGTGTCACACCGTTGTCATCGATGAATTCTACAGGAATGAAATCTCCTTGTGTATCCAAAGGAGCCTCGGTCTGGTCATCATTCCAGACATATTCAGCGAAGATCCATCCGTCCTCCTTGTGGATGAGCAAGCGGGTCTCGAGGTTCTTTCGTTCGTCTTCAGGAAGGACATGGTCGTAGTAGAAGGTCTTGATGATCACTGTGCCTACTGGAAAGTCCAGTATCTGACCATCCGAAGAATATTCTGCAGAAAGCCCTTCTGGCATCCAAATGAAGCGACTCTTCTTAGCGTAATCGGTAAAGAGGGGAGAGATGAGATCATAAGGTAGGACCCGAGGATGATTCTCCAAGTCTTTGAGAGCTCCTTGGAAGAAATGATAGTCGGAAAGCTGGGCGTAAGGCACAGCATCCAGATCGACCGACACTTCCTCGATGATATCTGGGCTAGGCAGTGGGTCCTCATCTTCTTTGGTACATGAAACCAAGCATGTGAAGACAATGATCAGGAAAGACAGTCGGTAGATGGTCATCTGCATGAGCGCAATCGTGCTTTCAAAGCGTCTCGAAATTAGGCATTTTAGGGTCGCTCGTCACCCTGAAAAGCACCTGCATACGGTCAAAACTTGGGATGCTGACAGGGTAATCTGACCCCCTGACCACTGATATGGGATTTCATCCGTTGGAACGATCTGTATTGGAGTGGTCGCATTTAATTCTCAGCTTTGACGTCCAAACCATCAATGATCCTATGCGAACGCTGAAGTCTCTCTGTATCGCCATATTTATATCCTCCGGAATCTGGGTCCATGCTCAAGAAGCCAAGATTAAGGGGGAGGTACGCTCAGATATCAATGAGGGTGTCCCATTCGCTTCTATCATACTCTCTCAGATATCGGATAGTAGCTTGGTCAAGGCCACTACTACGGATGTGAATGGTGGATTTGCTATGAACAATGTTCCTCAAGGTGACTATTTTCTCTCGGTCACCTATGTGGGATTCAGGCGCTATGATTCCGATCAGTTAAAGATCAACGGAGAAGACATCACCATAGAGCCTATCATCATGGAATCAGAGGCTGTCAGTCTGGATGCGGTCACCGTCACGGCTGAAAAACCCATGATAGAGGTTATGGCAGATAAGACTGTATTCAATGTTGAGAACGTGGGAGGTACTGCCGGTCTGAGTGGATTCGAACTGCTCAGGCGCTCACCCGGGGTTATCGTGGACAACAATGACAATGTCATTGTAGAAGGAAAAAGCGGAGTCCAGATTTGGATCGATGGCAAACCCAGTGTGCTTACCGGTGATGACCTGGTGAATTATCTACGCTCGATCCAGGCCAGTGACATAGAGTCTATAGAGATCATCACGCAGCCATCATCTAAATACGATGCGCAGGGCACCGGGGGCATCATCAATATCAAACTCAAAAGAGACAAGCGCTATGGAACCAACGGTAGTGCTAGCTTGGGCTTGGGCTACTGGGAGTATCTGAAGGGCAACAGTTCTGTCTCCATCAACAATCGCACGCGAAAGACCAATCTCTATGCAACGTACAGCAATCGCATGGGAGAGACCTTCAATGCGATGAACTTCAGACAGCAGATCGATGATCAGGTGTATTTCGAGAACTCACGGAATGTCAGGAATTTCAACAATCACAACCTGAAAGCAGGTCTGGACATATTTGCTACTACCAAGAGCACGTTCGGTGTGATAGTCACAGGGAATTATAGTGATGGTGGTTCGCATAATCGCAGCACGACCGAGATCATTGCTAGTAGTGAAGATGCTACTGAGGCCTTGTTACGTGCGGAGACCATCGATGAATACACTTCGGACAACGCATATTTCAATGCCAACTATCGATTTGAAGACACTCTTGGCCACTCTCTGAATGTGGACCTGGACTATGGATTCCATAATAATGAGCGTGTATCCGATCAGCCCAATCGATACTTCAACCGCGAGGAATCCGAGCTGCTCTCCGAGTTCATCTATCGCATGGAGACA
This genomic interval carries:
- a CDS encoding phosphoadenylyl-sulfate reductase codes for the protein MKEKEIFEHLARFQAEGKSLFVTSSFQTHSIPLLHLLSRFDKQIPIYCIQTGYLFPETLTFRDEVAEMLNMQVIDIRSAVAKIHQRDTEGNLLFTSDPDRCCYLNKVQPMESILSQHDIWINGVRASQNTNRAQMRLMQDAGFGCERFHPLLYWTDKDIYQYRMAHDLPEHPLEQKGYFSIGCE
- a CDS encoding T9SS type A sorting domain-containing protein gives rise to the protein MICFLWSSQYAQDDCASALAIQAGLHTVTLVDGTEVPQPICAANGDGADNGEWYTYTPTEDYTVTVTSDLAQNEGIDTRFHVYTGECGNLTCWSGDDDNGSVYLSIASFQVLQGVTYTIAWDDRWSDSGFDFELIENDPIESPVSFVPQNIDLAGSGLAVVDMNNDGLDDVLGVSGSTLNIHHQQTDGTLLSTTVITPDPDFSPSWSLAAGDLDANGMTDLLYGGGSGVTIMIANEDGTGFTEISGPEYVFSQRSNMVDINNDGNLDAFVCHDVQPNVYYLNDGNGNFTYYQGGLGETPDGGNYGSVWIDFDNDHDIDMFIAKCRGGDSPANINQLHRNLGGGVYEEIAADFGLADNVQTWSSAWGDFDNDGDMDALVGASSTVNGSHKLMRNGGSIFTDVTEGSGFDTASGTGIENCTQDFNNDGYLDVLGVGGNLMLNNGDMTFTEVDVPIGNGPIGDLDNNGFLDVLNGSNVFFNQGNNNNWLKVHLQGVQSNRDGIGARVEVTSALGTQIRDIRSGEGFRYMSSLTAHFGIAEDTEIDQVVVHWPSGAMDVIENPGINTTMVVVEGMTTGLEELSNASFQIYPSPAEDFIRIDTELPLSNQQVSILDIKGTQIINTSLNSGRVDVSTLSSGQYMIRIWTTEGPLEQSFIKK
- a CDS encoding TonB-dependent receptor: MRTLKSLCIAIFISSGIWVHAQEAKIKGEVRSDINEGVPFASIILSQISDSSLVKATTTDVNGGFAMNNVPQGDYFLSVTYVGFRRYDSDQLKINGEDITIEPIIMESEAVSLDAVTVTAEKPMIEVMADKTVFNVENVGGTAGLSGFELLRRSPGVIVDNNDNVIVEGKSGVQIWIDGKPSVLTGDDLVNYLRSIQASDIESIEIITQPSSKYDAQGTGGIINIKLKRDKRYGTNGSASLGLGYWEYLKGNSSVSINNRTRKTNLYATYSNRMGETFNAMNFRQQIDDQVYFENSRNVRNFNNHNLKAGLDIFATTKSTFGVIVTGNYSDGGSHNRSTTEIIASSEDATEALLRAETIDEYTSDNAYFNANYRFEDTLGHSLNVDLDYGFHNNERVSDQPNRYFNREESELLSEFIYRMETPLSIDILSLKADYEQDLWNGKLGLGFKGSEVTTVNSFGFFQEIEGDLQFQPERSNDFEYTEEVLAAYFNYSYRNDKWSYQFGLRAENTHSTGELFATQQSEDSLVVREYLNWFPSGGVTYQVNQKNSVGLNYSRRINRPNYESLNPFQYRLNELGFRQGNPFLQPNYTHNVRLSHTFNYRLTTSVSYTYVEDFFAQVTDTLAAGGTFGDLQPSYIQERNVADEEVWSVNVSYPFDVNNWWSVYFSATFYNTSYTSIDPKFNPLNQSTFNFYGQNTFKMPKDWRFEVSGWFNTRSIWGGTFVTEPLGSLDMALQRKFFDKKLSASLSISDIFYTSPWRAAGEFNNLPITGGGQWESRQLRLNLTYNFGNPELKASRKRKTATEEERSRIQ